The window GTGAGAATAAGCTAATATAAAAAGCCATTTGGAAACACACATTGTAGTCTTAAAATAATTTGCTAATAACATGCTGCATCCTTCTGGATCCATCTGCAGGGATAACACACCAACATGGGAAGAAGAGAGAGAGTGTCCTGGAGAGGTCTCGATGATGGATGATTAATAAAAACCTTCTGATCATTGTACTCTGAAGAATTACCAATCAAGCATATCAAGGCTTTTCCAATAAATCCATCAGTGCAAGTGTGAAACACTTCTTAACATGAGGACATTTTAGAAAAAAAATGTTATTTGCTCTGAATAATTAATGCAGATCAAGTGTTTTCCAATCAGAGTTGCCGATGAATGTATGAACCAAATGTATTGTAAAAAAGTACACCTTTATGTCTACATGTCTTAAACTGATTACTGGAATGGAGAATTTTGCCATGTGGAGTAGATATTTAGAACAAGCCTGGAGATTCAGATTAGTGTGCTCTGCTCACCAAGCTTGAGAAATCCTTAGAAGTGATAGTGTGCCCTCGACAGTCGTAGATACGCCCCATCCCAGGAGCTCGCGGTCTGGATCAGGTCAGCAGCTCGACACCGCCATGCCGTCTTAGTTGCGGCCATGGCGTACACCACGTCCTGACCGGTGCCGGATAGAGGAGGTGGTAGATACTGTTGGTTCACCACATCCTGGAGGTGGCTGTAGATATTGTTCATGGCAGACTGTTGGTTCTAGGACGACAGCCGGGTAGAGGATGGCGATAGCTTTCTTTCTGTTAGCTGAAGATCTGGTGGATTCTCCCAACGCATGTACGTGCTAACCATGCCTATTCTTGGTACGTGACCTGCACATGCATGCTATGCTTAGATGCGCTTCTAATTTTCTCTCATGCTAATACATATTTTTTATTGATTTATCACTCATTTGTACTGAAGTCTGGATTTTTTTTCATTTCACTATGATTTCACAAAGTGTTCTTTCAACTCCCATTATCGCGGTTACATCATCTAAACCAATGAAGAGCAAACCTATAAATAAGTCCATGATGCATACGCCACATAGAATATGTGTGCCCCCGTTGCAACGCGCAGGCAATTGATAAGTAACTATAAAAAGTATGTGACCTCTCTCTCATATCGAACAGCCGCTTTTCCCTACAAAAACAAATAGCGACTCATTTTCTTCTTATTTTAAAAGATAAACAATTCACTCAATCACTTCCCGGCACAATGTTCACACTCACATCTCACTACCCCAGCCTATTCTCCCCGCCAATTAGACTTACTCAATTGGCAATAATGTGTGGACCTGTGGTGACAATTCACTCAATAGCTAATGTCGATGGAGGGGTGTTTTCCATCAATCGGAAGATTGTTTCTTCGATCGGTGGAAGTGGTGGACGAACGAAACCTCATAGGAAATATTGGTTGTTATCAGAAAAGGTAAGAATTTAGGAAAATTAGGGATTTGAATTGATTTCTATGAaatgattttttttgtttggtaacgTGATATCAGTACCTTCCCATTTGTGACGTGCCTGcttaggaaagtttgcaaatgttaagaaagtTTTCATTGGGCCGGTGAAAAAATCAATGTGAGGATATGATGATGAAAAGTGAGACGAAACTAAACCAGACAAAAATAAatcagacgaaaataaaccgtggtGGCTATTCTACGAAGTGAggcattaggagtagagatctctGGTAGTCCATTGTAGCCAACAAGGGCGTTTTCTTGTAGCAAACCGTACCACATGAGGGCTATAGCCAATAGTGTGATATTGTTATTTTTCAAGCAAAAAATAACACAATAGTGATAGTGAGGCTTTATTTTATCTCTTGATGTAGGATGATGTCATAGTTAGATGTGAGGTATTATCTCACAGCTAGATGTGACATAGTCGGACCCATATTGTATTGCTTTTCCTGATTGTGTTTACAAGGGGCTATACAAACATATATATAGTAGGAAGGATTGGCTAGCTAACCTACTCGGTTACTACTCCTAATCCTACTAGGTGATGAATACGAAACCTCCACGGACACACACACACATGCCATGTTTAGTTCCAACAATCACCCCCTAAACACGACGTTGTTACGTTACGGCTCCGACGCTGATCCTTCTTGGCACTTCCAAGAACTTCTCTCGGTCTAAAGACTTTGTTAGCATGCCTGCCAGCTGATCACCAGTGAAGGAAGGGATCGTCTACTGGTTGGCATCTATGTCGATGACCTATTAATTACTGGAGCAGATGAAGAGGTGATTGCAAAGTTCAAGCTACAGATGAAAGAGTTTTTCAAGATGGATGATCTAGGTCTTTTGAGCTACTACCCCGGAACAGAGGTACATCAAAAGATGGAGGGGATCACACTATGCGAGGAGGCATACGCAAGGAAGATACTTGAAAATTGTGGTATGAAATATTGCAATCCAATTGACGATTTAATGAAACCTCGTCTTGAACTGAGCAAGAAGAGTAAAATACCCGTACTTGATGCAATAGAGTATATTCCGGCAGCCGTTGCAGCGTGTCATGGTGTGTGGCTAGCAAGGCCACGCGGTGGTCTCATTGACCGAGATCTGGAACAAGTGGTGCTCAATGTTGACAACATGTCTACAACTTTTCTACGCGAAGATCCAGTGCGGCGCGAAAGGGGCAAGCACATTGATACGATGTATCACTACATAAAGGACTGTGTGGAAGAAGGTAATACGAACGTCAACTACATTTGTACTGATGATCAGCTGGCGAACATTCTGAACAAGGTTTTGGATCGAGAGAAGTTCTTGGAGATGCGAAGAAGAATTGGTGTCGAAACTGTGATGTGACGACATCATCGTGTTTAGGACCACATCATGTTTAGGGGATGATTGTTAGACTTAAACATGAACAAGTACACGGAACGTGTACGTGGTCTTGTAGGATTAGGAGTATCTTCAACATATAAATATGCCTTTTTGACATGGGCGATGAAAAGCTGCAGATCCTCGTATTGTTCTGCATTAATGTTATTAAGCGGAAAAATACATTAACAGGATATAGTAGGAACCAATCTATATATAtacctatacctactattaaagggatcaATGCTTCTTCCTCTGTAAATTTGTACGCACAGTGGGCTTCTCAGCCCAACTTGGCGCTGTGGCCCAAGAAAGCAAGCCCACATAAGGCAAGGCAAAAATATTTGCTTTTGTAGGGAATTGAACTTTTTTTTTGCGGTAAATAGGGAATTGAACTTGCAACCTCCCTCTCACATATCCATTGTTGCAAGCAATTGAGCTATACCAGTGTTTTGTACAGGAAAAATTGTTTTGTCTattaaatagtcccacctcgccttcTTTTGTCCAATCATCTCAATTTATATACGTCTTTGAGCTTCTATGTATCAAGGAGCTATCTCGGGAATAAATAAACGAAGCAAGGAAAGAGGACGACATGCATAGAAAGAAAAGAAGGAAATAAGAGGACGGCATGCACAGAAAGAAATGAAGGAAATAAGATGCCTAAGAAAAAAAGTGAAAGCAGTTGGACGGGGCTTGCCTGCTCCCGTCCCGTGCTCCCATCGGTGCTCCCGAAACGTTAAACTCCATCGAACGGCTGGGCCCTTTCTACTTTTTCTGAGGAAACAATTCGCGGATCTCGTGTATTCCATCCCCTCCCCCCATACGTATTCCCCCTCGTCCCCTTTCTTCCCCTTTCGCTCTCACTTCCGACAGCCGACCGTGGTCCGCAGGGAGCGAAGGCATCTAGTGAATCCAGCGACCGCCCTCTGCTCCCGTCGCCGCACTTCCCCGTCCCTCCCCGCCGCTCACTTTGCCACCGCGGCCAAGCAGGCAGCTAttgcacaagctcaagattgaATCAGATCGGACCTAGGCCATGGCCTCGAGCAGGTGTGGCGCCACCCCCATCGTAGATGCCGGCCCTCTCCAATCTCAAGACCACCTCCGCCTCCTGGGTTTGCTCCTCCTGCTTGCTGACCTTTGACCCCCCCTGTTCGATCCAGTTTGTTTCTTCCTTGTTCTAATTTGTTGTCTGCTGATTGGATTTGTTCTCAGACCAAATTGAGGCGGCGCCGCCTGTTCATCACCGACGAGGCAACGGTCGCGGCGGCCGCCGACGCCTAGACCGTGGCCACCGTGGCGGCTGTCGCCGGCGGCGACTTGGCTTACTGGCAGTGCCTTCACGCATGTTCCCTGCTAGTATGGCAGCAGTAGAAGCTTAGCAGCAGCAGAGGCGGACGCGGACACCGTGCTGCTGATCACAAAATTGAGGCGGTCAACTATTCTACAGCTGAAAGACGGCAGATCTCACAGGCCTTGAGCTGACCGTAGTTTTTTGAGACGTACTACTAATGAAACTGTTTGGTATGTACTAATGCTAGCCTCACGTTTCAGTCTGGATGTGTATCAACCGCAACTCATTCATTTGTACTATGATACTATTTGAGCAGGCGTATTGGTGAGAACTCTGCTCACGCCCGCCAAGGTCGCCTTGCTCCGCGCCATGCTCGGTGAGTGACCCTCTCTGATGGGATTCTCTATCACAAAATGTTGATCATTTTATGTACTGGTGGCTGAATGAACTGAATTTTAATTAGCTGATGTTGGAGATATTTACAGACAGCACAAGGCCAGAAGACGTGGGTCAATGGTGTCAACACCGGCGTTGTCACAGTGATCAACTACAGTTCTGCTTTTGAGGTTAGATATAAAATCTATGTTGTTGGATGTTGGTCGTACTCGTACTACAGTTTGTACCTGATGCACCGGTGAATGAGTTGACAATATTTACAGTGCATGAAAGGTAGAAACGAATTGTTGCATTCCATCGACAGTCACATGAACAAGTAAGAATTGCaagcatggtcgtatactcataggTTCTAATAGAATTGCAAGCAAATACACGAGATAAAAATCTATAACATCGATTAAGCCGGCTTCTGTTGATGGAAGAATAGTAGATTCTGTCTTGGCATCATCACAGGGGTAGAAGTACCACTCGTAGGAGTCTGTTGTTGGAAAAATGATAGATTTTGTCCTGGCATCATCATAGGGTTAGAGGTACCACTTGTAGGAGTCTGTTGTTGGGGGAATGATAGGTTTTGTCCTGGCATCATCATAGGGGTAGAGGTACCACTCGTACGAGTCTGTTGTTCCAAGAATGATATATTCTGTCCTGGCATCATCATAGGGGTAGAGGTACCACTTGTAGGAGTCTGTTGTTGGGAGAATGATAAATTTTGTCCTGACAACATCACATGGGTAGAGGTACCAATGGATTGTCGCAGACTTGAGTTGTAATGTGCTAAATAGGGGTGTGCAAGATTGGACGGAGCTCCCATATGACCCTATGCAGGTAAATAGCAAAGCTTAGGTCACAGAGGATTGAAAATGAGAAAAAGTTAAAAAGAAGACTTCTTTTACCATTTGGGTTGGGTTGTACTGTGGTAGATACCCAGGCATTTGGTTTGCGGAAGGCATTTCAGGTCGTACTTGTAAAAAATTGgttgtcttctttttcttcttcgttttTGCTTTCTCCGAGCCACCAATGGATCTTGCTGATCCTGATATAATACTTTCTCCCAAATGACCCTGAGAAGATTAATAGCAAAGGTTAGCGTCATTGTAGTTTGAAAAAGAGAGAAAGTTATATGGGTAGACTTTTTATACCATTAACATTGGGTTATGCGTAGACATCTGATTTGTGAAAGGCATTTCAATTTTTTCTCCCAAATGACCCTAAGAAGATTAATAGCAAAGCTTAGCGTCATTGAATTTTGAAAATAAGAGAAAGTTAAATGGGTAGACTTCTTATACCATTAACATTGGGTTATACACAAACATTTGATTTGTGAAAGGCATTTCAGGTTGTAGTTGGAAAGAATCATctatcttctttttcttctttgtttttgCTTTCTCCAAGCCACCAATGGGCCTTGCTGATCCTCGTCAGTCTTCTCCTTGACCTTCGTACCCTTTCGGCCTTTCAAGCCCCTCGTTATGTTTTGAAACCCTACTAGAGTCAATGTTCGTACCTGCAACCATAAAGTTAAATGTAAGTCTTAGTTTGAAAATACTGTATGCAACTAGTAGCATAGTATATAACTTGTATGCATATACCTTCCTTTGGGATCTTAAGTATAAGGCCATGTCTCCAGTAGCAAGATTATGATTATGTGCAGCCTCAAATTCATACACAGAATATAATCCGTCTTTAAGACTTATCTTCATATGGGCTTTACATCCACATCGTGTTTCAGGCCTACTGTAACTGAAAGAATCATCTCTCTTATCTTCTGCGCGGAATCATGTCAATTAAAATAAGTATATTAGTGATCCATAAGTAATATAACCAAAACAAAATACAGGCATGTCATACCTTGACGGGAGCATGTAAATGTTCATTGTTGTATGACAACAGAATTCTTTACTTTATGTTGACTCCCTCTTCGGATGCTAAAACCAATGGCTTTTGCATAATTGTTATAAAAGGAGTAAGCTTCCTCTTCAGATAAAAATTGCATGCCAAGCTTTGGTACCCTTTCATTACTGTAATCTGTTGCATTGCTAGGAGCAGTTTCATGCACATCCTATATGAATCACTATTCACATTAGTTCATATGCATATGCTTGAAAGTTAGATATATGAAACAATGTTCACAACCAGATTACCTTTTAGTTGCCCTTGCCACAAGTAATCAAATGATGTTCCAAAATTGTAGTGTAACTCTTTGATCCTCATAGTCATACTACATGTCTTGTCTAGAAGGCCGCACTACTGGAATACTAAATGCAAACCAAACTATTCTACAACAGTTGGTATCTAAATCAATTGGAAATGGACATAATGTTAATTTTTTGAGACTAATATAGACTAACGATAAGAACAATTAGACATCTGATTTTATTACATGTAGTACTCTGTGAATGAATACCAGATTCTTGCATATGTACAGTTGAAATTACATGAATCACCTAACAAACTAAGTTGTGCAAAACTGCTATGCCCATTGTGTCTACATGGCTGTATAGTAGTTTTAATCGGATTTGAATAGATCTTATACAGTCATGATTGGTTTATTTGTTTGTTAACAGGGAAAAGCAACCATTTCAACAAGACGGGCAGGAACAACAAAAGGAGATCAAGAAGAATATGAGTCAGATTTCTTACTTTTCATCCTTCAGATTCATTGTCTTGTTGATGGTTCCCATAGTCCGTGCTTGAAGAAGCCATAGGGGACAATAGAGCCCCAGTCTGCTTGATGTTTGCACAGTTGACGTTCTCCCTGAAATTAATTAATGGCAATCAGCTGCGATTGCAATTTTTCTTCTTCCTGTGATTTAAGATACCTCTGTTATATGGGATGGGCGTCCCTCCTTTTTGGCGCGCACTAGTGAGATTGATGGTCATTTTCCCTCCAGATTTTTGTGCGGGCCTTTTCCGTCCAGAATCAATCGCGAGTATTACCTGCGGGAGAGTAAAATACGGAATACGTGGTTGTTTCCTTGTTTTTTGCGCCAGAAAAGGGACGTGGGGAAGGGAAATTGGCCCAGCCGTTCGATGGAGTTTAACGTTTCGGGAGCACCGATGGGAGCACGGGACGGGAGCAGGCAAGCCCCGTCCAAAGCAGTCCAAATGAATGAGCAGTAAGCAAGGAAGGAATAAGATGATTTCAACCGACGTATAGAGAAATAAGGAAGGAGGGGCAGCCTTTCTAATCCTCAATTTCACAGACAAAATAATGACCAGCTTTAAGTCTATGCACGTTGTTATTGGTGGTTGTGTATAATGCGTGGGAGTATGGGCCTACATAACAGTCCAGTGGATATTGCTTATGCCGTGAATGTTTTCTTTCAATATGGTTACAAACACCCCTGACAATAGCTGAATTGGTGAAAAAGATTGGTGGTCTGTGTTTCACTTTTGGACATCCATGTGAGCATCTTGATTCTGCTTTTGCTTATCAGCTCACAACATATGGTTTAGTGTTTGTGTGATTATTCAAGTTGCAGCCATGTGTTACACTAGGATCAAATAGCTAACAGAAAGTTAAATAATCAGAGGTGGACTCTACTATGATTTTTTAAGCTCTCACTGTATATGTGATAGAATCTGTACTGTATTCAGTATGATGCCCCTTACTCATATTCATATTTCTAATTTCATTGCTAAAATGGATTTTGGTGTTAACCGTGTAGTTCTTTTTAAAGAATACTTCTATATATTTTTTCTTCTTTCCACCACCACTCTGAATATATTGGTGTACTGAATAATATGTGTCTCAATCCCAAACTTTCTATCTCAGTGTTAACATCTAATCAAAATTTTGCTAGCTTAAAAATATTTCTTAATATAGCCAAAATTTAGGTAGCATAGGCCACATAATTTGGCTTGTTAATTGCAACAAACTATTAGGTAGATATTTATCAGTTTACATGTATTCTGTTTTTTAGAAGGAGAGTGTGGGAAAAAAAATCTATTGCAACTAGAGGGGCTTGCGAAAGCAGCATGCGACGGTGTGATACCAACCCCATCGTGTTGAATTTTATCACGTTTGTCGTGAATAGGTGGACAATATGACCATGATGGCGAAGAGAGTGGTAAGACAGGTGGGTTGCTTGGAGAATGCGAGGATTTGCTTCCCCTGTCGCAACGCACGGGCCTATGTGCTAGTTGAACAAACTACAATAACGCCCGAGTGGCTGAGTAGGAACCAAATTGACACCTTTACCTGAAGGATCCATCCTGTTCTCCATTTGgcataagttatcatgtcaaaaaggGAACCATCTCATACATGGACGGGTGTGTATCAATAGAATAATCTGTACACGTTAGCTAACTGATAAAAGGGAACCCTCGCTGAAAGTTCCTCACTAATGGTGATCATTATAGTTTGGTTAGCTTTGGTCTGCTTTCCCTTAGCCTTTTCCTGCTTTCCCTTTTCATTTGCCTTTGCCACCTACCAGCCTACCAGTACATTACGAATTCTTAAATCTGTTCCTAATACGCGTACCACTACCGTAGAACAAATTCTTAAATCTGTTCTTCCAACTACGCGTACAACCACCTTCCAAGAAGTTCTCAAATCTGCTTTTCCTACTACGCGTACCACCAAATCCCAAGAAGTTCTTTAAATCTGTTATTCCTACTACGCGTACCACCACCTTTAAATTTGTTCTTCCTACTATGCGCACCTCCCCCTATCAGGAAAGCCGCTACTCTCTACCTTCACCTTCTGCTTCAAATGTGTCTTGGGTACACCAGTCACTCCTCGCCTACCCATCCATACCCATCCATACCGCTTCCCTGCACTTGGGTACGCCTTGGTTCAGCTTCTCTGGTGAACTGAGTGGTCAGCTGCAGGGGCTGCATCGATTAGTTAAGGTACGTAATTTCGTTCCTTGCACCCTTTGCTTAGTCAAGCGGATGGAGGTTCTTACTTACTACAACATAGATTCACCTACTAAAATTAACCTCAACCAGCGACATCAAATGCATTGTCTTTCTTCCTAAGTTGCATGTGTACTTCTCAAATGTCTATTTATCTTTTTCTTCCCCTTATAAATTTGATTTGTTTGATCATATTATAGAATTCCATTACAGGTCTCTTTCTTTCCAAATTCAAAGAAAGTTGTTTCTGATATTACCACTTCAGACACTTCCAGTGAACTACTACTGCCATAATAGAAATGGACCATACAGATGTCAGTGTGCTACCTGATGATCTAGTTGTGGAAATCCTCTCCCGGCTGCCGCTCAAGTCTTTTTGCCGCTTCAAATGTGTCTGCAAACCCTGGCTTGCCTTCTCCTCTGATCCAAACTACCGCAAGAAGCTGCCGAAAATCCCCATTGGTATTTTCTGCCAGTACCAAGACTTTGATAAGAAGGCTACCAAGCTTCTTAGCCAGCCCCAAAACGTTGAGAAAATTGATGGAGCACTTAGTTTCTTGCCACACCATCTGCAACTGGAGCTTATGGATTGCTGCAATGGCCTAGTGCTCTGCATGCATAGGAGCATGGATTGGAGCAGGCGTACAATTACTTGCCACTTCATTATGTGCAACCCGGCAACACAAGAGTGGACGAGGCTTCCTGATACTCGTCCTTACCAAGAACACGATGTTTGTGAAGCTATGTTGGCTTTCAACCCGTCATGTTCCCGGCAGTTCTACGTCTTCAACTTTAGACGGAATCCTTTATCTTCATTCTTTAGTGGACTTGAGGTGTTTTCGTCTGACCTTTCAACATGGCTCGTATATGATGCATGGTGGAATTCCGGGATACGCACTATTATTGGTTACCCACACTTGTTCATAGATGGTTCATTGTATCTGTTTAGTCTGCGACAGAACTCAGTGGAGAGGATACTGGTACTGAACGGTTTTGAGGCAATGAGTTCTCGCATACCGCCTAATCGTCGAACTATTAAGTTGCCTCGTGACCATTCTATTGAGCCTCCGAATGGCCTTCCTGTGGGTATGTACACCCGCGGTTACTTTGGCAAATCTCGGGGGGCCATTTACTATGCATTGCCAGAGGAGGATGGGCTTGCAGTCCAGATCTGGAGTCTTGATGTTTCTGGGCCTTACAAGTGGACTGTGAAGTATCGTCTTAGTATGAGGGATGCATTTGGACGGGACGACCTTGCTCACTATGACTCTTCTCAACAGTGCTGGAATTGCGCGTATGAGATTACTGCTATTGACTTGGAGAGAGAAGTTATCTTCCTGTTGGACTGTTGGGCGAACACGATCCGTTCATACGCCATGAGCAATGGGGAACTTCATGAACTCGATGAAATTGAACAAGATCATGAGCATGTCTATGAGAAGTTCTTCCACTATGTGGCGTGCTACTCAAGGCTTCCAGCTTATGTGCCTTTACCTAAGCCACATTTGCTGGAAACGAAAAGGATTGATCGGCGGACGTGGCGGTCAAAATTGCTAGCAATTGTTGGAAAATCAAGATGGAGATAATCTGTATGCCTTCATTTCGGCGAGTAATAGTGCTGGAAGGAATCAAGCCTAGTCCAGGAGTGATGTTACAAAGGTCTTCTATATTTTTCTTTTGTTCCCATTGTGCTAACTAACACTGTCTGAATACTGAAAACTCCCCGATTTCGGTGTATTGTGTCATCTGATTCCCTGGTGCTCTGTTTCTCAAGGCGCACGTGATAATTTTGTAAAGATATAACAAATGACACTAGTACATATTTTTGCGTGTATATATTTGGCGAACATTACATATTTTATATTAAGAGCCATAGTTTGTAGTGATGTACAACTAATGACACTAGCACATATGATATATTAAGAAGCGTAGTCTGTACGTAGTACTGGCCAACATAGACTAATCAACATAGTCTGTACGTAGTACTGGCCAACGTAGACTAATCTTTTGCTGTTTGCTGCCTTTAATAATTCTTGCCAAGTCAATTTGAAATAGAGGGTCAAAAGTAGGCTCCTTAGCTAGCGAACAGGCAAGGGGTTGGTTCAGATATAAAAGTTAATCCAAATGTCAGTGTCAATGCCGCAAGAAAAAAGTACAAATGAGCAGCTGGTTAGTAAAATGGCAGTGAAAACCTGCAGAACCTCATATTGTTCTGCATGAACGTTGTTGACAACAGGATATAGTGGGAACCAACTGAGTTAAGATTGGCATTATAATAACTGACGAAAGTGAAGTTCCTCGCGGTCATTATCTGCAGTCTGGTTGCCATTGTCTGTGCTCTGCTTTCCCTTTGCCTTGCTTTCCCTTTCAATTTTCCTTTGTCTTTGCCATAAATGTTAGAATATATAACCGTATTATGTGTATAGATATACGGTTGTATATGTGTAGTCTTTGTATAGGTGTCCGTA is drawn from Triticum dicoccoides isolate Atlit2015 ecotype Zavitan chromosome 6B, WEW_v2.0, whole genome shotgun sequence and contains these coding sequences:
- the LOC119325261 gene encoding F-box protein At5g65850-like: MDHTDVSVLPDDLVVEILSRLPLKSFCRFKCVCKPWLAFSSDPNYRKKLPKIPIGIFCQYQDFDKKATKLLSQPQNVEKIDGALSFLPHHLQLELMDCCNGLVLCMHRSMDWSRRTITCHFIMCNPATQEWTRLPDTRPYQEHDVCEAMLAFNPSCSRQFYVFNFRRNPLSSFFSGLEVFSSDLSTWLVYDAWWNSGIRTIIGYPHLFIDGSLYLFSLRQNSVERILVLNGFEAMSSRIPPNRRTIKLPRDHSIEPPNGLPVGMYTRGYFGKSRGAIYYALPEEDGLAVQIWSLDVSGPYKWTVKYRLSMRDAFGRDDLAHYDSSQQCWNCAYEITAIDLEREVIFLLDCWANTIRSYAMSNGELHELDEIEQDHEHVYEKFFHYVACYSRLPAYVPLPKPHLLETKRIDRRTWRSKLLAIVGKSRWR